The genomic segment GAGTGAAACCAGTCGATCGCGACTGGCAGCACTCATTCTCTTCTACCCGTCAGATTCCCTCCGTATGAATGAATGTAATTTACCTCGAAAAAGGGGGACATTGCTTTGCACGGTTGACACCACGTAGCGCCGAAGTCAGCAAAAACAATCTGCCGCTTGGGGCCATTTGACAATCGTGTTCGAAGCGCAGCCAACTCGCTATCAGAGTGAACAGACACCGCTTGGGACGGGTGTTCGCCTCCCTGAAGGTATGAATCAACACACACCTAGTGGCCCACGAAATCCAGCAAGCCACATTCAGGCAAAATGCCAGCGCTGAAGCCTGGATATGAGCTGCCATCCACGCATGTAACAAAAAAAACTGAATTACCTTAACAAAACCATCCCCGAGGAGGAACACGGTCATGAAGCCGAACACACCATCTCTCGGAGAGTCGCTCCTTACCTTCTGACACCAAATGCACTAcactttcgtcttccggTCATACACTCGACTCAAGGGCTATGATACGGAAAGACGACACTAAGGGCTACTCTTTGGGAGCCTCATAAAAAGACGGAATTGTGTACAGCGGAAAGGCTGAAGACTGCGAAATTGCTAGTCCTCCGGAGATGGTAGTTATCGACATTTCTTCTCAGACTCAAAGGATGAGTgtgagaagcgaaaggaTGATCTGACCCAGCTGAGCCTGGTGTGTCTTACTGTGCTCTTGAGAGCTGCATCCGTCATCCGAAACAGTTGCACGTTCTCTGCATTCAGCCCTTGTGCTCCGGTGTGCGCGGAGTGTGCCCGGTGCTTGCAGCATCGACTGTACGCGTAAGTCGCGAAATCCTTGAGAGGTTTCAAAAGAAATGCCCCGACGATGCCCAGCTGCCATATAGGCACGCAGACAGGACCAATGCAAATCATTGTCTTCACTTTTCTACGTGTCACGCATACGCTTCGTCGTGACGTTCCCTCCCCGGTCCCCGATTCTATCAAGAAATATGGATAAATTATTTCTCTATGGTAGTGTGAGACTCGAGTAATCAGTTACCGCGTCCTGAATGCGCTCGATGAAGTAGAATACGTTGAAGTAGCCTTCGCGCCCGCGGTTCATGCAGACTTGATCACTTAACTGTGGTAGCGTAAATCGCCAAAACGCTGGCCACTTGCATGcgagcagaaacggagaggcaTTGGAAAGCACTTGGAATGGATGAAATTTCCGTGTTTCAGAAAAAGCAGGTCCAATAAATAAATGGTAAAAACCTCCGCGTTCTGTGTTGGAAGACAGTACGAATCCGACAGCCTCCTCGAGGCTGTTGTGCCCGTCGTTTCGAGGTGGCCCGGTAATGATGCTTGTGAGTTTATCACTTTGCGCAACTTGTTCAGACTAGGAGAGGCGGACGATGATGTTCCGAGGTCAGGAACTACAACAGCCGTTGCGACACGGGGAAGATAGTACTACTTCCAGAGAAAGTGAGCAAAGGACAGGCAATAGGCATTTGCAGGACGACCTGCATACCACAGGCGCCATCCGCTTTGGTGGTCCTGGACTGCGCATGCGCTGTGTTCTGAGTCAGAATATCGTCTCCAATAGACATCTGCAATTGCAGTGACCTAACACACTCACTCAAAGAGAGCAGCAGTGCCGCTCCCTACCTTTGTGGACAGTTATTGTTACAGTCACGTGTTTCCTGGTACGAGGAACGACGAGGCGCCGCAGAAGGGGGACCAGCTACATATGGTTGCAATGTTCGATGGGTCTCCTGTCGCCTTTTGTCATTAGACGAGAACAAATTGAATATGGTTCTTAGTTGAACATTAAGATGCACAGAATTGAATTCATTTTCGGTGCGATGTACAAGCCAGAGCTTGGACAACACTGGAAAGAGGGGGAACTAAACCTATCATTTGCACGGCCGTTCGCCACCCAAGCGGTGACCCCATACCTGATTCCTCTCGAAAATTTCAGTCCTCTGAACAGTCGTCTGTGCTGTCTGCAATACCCTAGTGTGCGCTCTCACAACATGGTGACTTGTACGACACAGAACGCAACCGAAAGAATACCGGATGGGTGATGGCTATTGCACGATGCCGGGTCGGAGGACCAAGTGAGAGAGTGATTCCAAGCCGGGCCAAGAAGTAGCCTTTCGTTCCACATCCACCGTGAAAAAGTATGGGTGCACCCACCATTTTTGACTGCAGTGCGTTTTCTAACTCGTGCTTGAATCTTTAAGCGGGCCGCAAGCTGTCCTCCGCGAAGTCGTTCTGTCAATGTGTAGTAGTGAACTACCAAAGTCGAGTATTCACTTTCAGCCAACTGCCACTGTCACTAAGTCACGTAGGCTATATTGGTACGTACAGGGAAGTCCCTTGCAAGACTCAGGAAAGCAGTCAGTGCATTGCTAGCTGTGGCATTGGGGGGGCTCCCGAGGGGCGCCGTAGAAAAATTATATTTTGATTGTACCGTTTTTCGCAAACGACTTTGTGGGACATGGTTGTTACAGCTCTACCTGAATCTGGCTCCTCTAAGCACTGAAGGGTGTACATCAGGGACTGACCTAAAAAAAGCCCCCCGTCTGTGTGACCCAAAACACGGCTCAGCCTCTGTGGTTCCCAAACTTCTTGTCAACGAGGGCCAAATTCCTCCTTCCACTCAGTCGGAGAGTACCGGAGTAGATAATGACACACAACTGAAATGCAACTACatttctgcctcgtctgaAAAGTTTGTTTTGCACGTTCAGGGCAA from the Toxoplasma gondii ME49 chromosome IX, whole genome shotgun sequence genome contains:
- a CDS encoding thioredoxin domain-containing protein (encoded by transcript TGME49_266620); translation: MICIGPVCVPIWQLGIVGAFLLKPLKDFATYAYSRCCKHRAHSAHTGAQGLNAENVQLFRMTDAALKSTGGEHPSQAVSVHSDSELAALRTRLSNGPKRQIVFADFGATWCQPCKAMSPFFEALSGFYEGTFLKMDVDECPDSADDAAIQALPTLCVMVPSEGKWEVIARAVGANRRDWENLVATHSMPRQADSRSSNEYNESEKDK